The Callospermophilus lateralis isolate mCalLat2 chromosome 15, mCalLat2.hap1, whole genome shotgun sequence genome window below encodes:
- the LOC143381434 gene encoding mannose-binding protein A-like yields the protein MFLFPLLPVFLLSVVTVASETKTCEDAQKTCSVITCGIPVTNGTPGRDGRDGLKGEKGEPGQGLRGLQGPPGKLGPPGNTGAPGAPGPRGQKGDRGDSSAAETKLANLEREIRNLKSELDRIKKLQAFSLGKKSGKKFYVTNGENMPFSKAKAWCTELQATVAAPKNAEENKNIQQVARDNAFLGITDEVTEGQFMYVTGGRLTYSNWKANEPNNHGSGEDCVILLKDGLWNDVSCSSSFLVVCEFPA from the exons ATGTTCCTGTTTCCATTACTCCCTGTCTTTCTCCTGAGTGTGGTGACAGTGGCCTCAGAAACAAAAACATGTGAGGATGCCCAGAAGACCTGCTCTGTGATTACCTGTGGGATCCCTGTCACCAACGGCACTCCAGGCAGAGATGGGCGAGATGGACTCAAGGGAGAAAAGGGAGAGCCAG GTCAAGGGCTCAGAGGTTTGCAGGGCCCTCCAGGGAAACTGGGGCCTCCAGGAAATACAGGGGCGCCTGGGGCTCCAGGACCAAGAGGCCAAAAAGGAGATCGTGGAGATAGTTCGG CTGCTGAGACTAAACTGGCTAACTTAGAGAGAGAGATAAGGAACCTGAAATCAGAATTGGACCGCATTAAAAAGT TGCAAGCCTTCTCTTTGGGCAAAAAGTCTGGAAAGAAGTTCTACGTGACCAATGGTGAAAATATGCCTTTTTCCAAAGCGAAGGCTTGGTGCACAGAGCTCCAGGCCACTGTGGCTGCCCCCAAGAATGCTGAGGAGAACAAGAACATCCAACAGGTGGCCAGAGACAATGCCTTCCTGGGTATCACAGATGAGGTTACAGAAGGCCAGTTTATGTATGTGACAGGAGGGAGGCTAACCTACAGCAACTGGAAGGCGAATGAGCCTAATAACCATGGCTCAGGGGAGGACTGTGTGATTCTCTTGAAGGATGGACTCTGGAATGATGTTTCCTGCTCGTCCTCCTTCCTGGTTGTCTGTGAGTTCCCAGCCTAA
- the LOC143381341 gene encoding pulmonary surfactant-associated protein A-like isoform X2, which produces MLLCTLALTLTLMAVSGIMSNGTEVCVGTPGVPGERGDKGEPGERGLPGLPSYLDEELQTMLQEFRHQISQSMGVLSLQGSMLAVGKKIFSTNGQSVNFDAISESCAKAGGNIAAPRNPEENEAIASIVRKYNTYAYLGLVESNTPGDFRYLDETPVNYTNWYPGEPRGRGRDKCVEMYTDGTWNDKNCLQYRLAICEF; this is translated from the exons ATGTTGCTGTGCACTTTGGCTCTCACCCTCACCTTGATGGCAGTTTCTGGCATCATGAGCAATGGGACAGAAGTCTGTGTTGGAA CCCCCGGTGTCCCTGGGGAGCGTGGAGACAAGGGGGAGCCTGGTGAAAGGGGCCTTCCAG GACTTCCATCTTATCTAGATGAGGAGCTCCAAACCATGCTTCAGGAATTCAGGCATCAAATCTCGCAGTCAATGGGAG TCCTCAGCTTGCAGGGGTCCATGCTGGCAGTTGGAAAGAAGATCTTCTCCACCAATGGGCAATCGGTCAACTTTGATGCCATTAGTGAGTCTTGTGCCAAAGCAGGTGGCAACATTGCTGCCCCAAGGAATCCAGAGGAGAATGAGGCCATTGCAAGCATTGTGAGGAAGTACAACACTTATGCCTACCTGGGCCTGGTTGAGAGCAACACTCCTGGAGACTTCCGTTACCTGGATGAGACCCCTGTGAACTATACCAACTGGTATCCCGGGGAGCCCAGGGGTCGGGGCAGAGATAAGTGTGTGGAGATGTACACAGATGGGACATGGAATGATAAGAACTGCCTGCAGTACCGTTTGGCCATCTGTGAGTTTTGA
- the LOC143381341 gene encoding pulmonary surfactant-associated protein A-like isoform X1: protein MLLCTLALTLTLMAVSGIMSNGTEVCVGSPGIPGTPGSHGLPGRDGRDGVKGDPGPPGPMGPPGGMPGLPGRDGLTGAPGVPGERGDKGEPGERGLPGLPSYLDEELQTMLQEFRHQISQSMGVLSLQGSMLAVGKKIFSTNGQSVNFDAISESCAKAGGNIAAPRNPEENEAIASIVRKYNTYAYLGLVESNTPGDFRYLDETPVNYTNWYPGEPRGRGRDKCVEMYTDGTWNDKNCLQYRLAICEF, encoded by the exons ATGTTGCTGTGCACTTTGGCTCTCACCCTCACCTTGATGGCAGTTTCTGGCATCATGAGCAATGGGACAGAAGTCTGTGTTGGAAGCCCGGGTATCCCTGGCACTCCTGGATCCCATGGCTTGCCAGGCAGAGATGGGAGAGATGGTGTCAAGGGAGACCCTGGACCTCCAG GTCCCATGGGCCCTCCAGGAGGAATGCCAGGTCTCCCTGGGCGTGACGGGTTGACTGGAGCCCCCGGTGTCCCTGGGGAGCGTGGAGACAAGGGGGAGCCTGGTGAAAGGGGCCTTCCAG GACTTCCATCTTATCTAGATGAGGAGCTCCAAACCATGCTTCAGGAATTCAGGCATCAAATCTCGCAGTCAATGGGAG TCCTCAGCTTGCAGGGGTCCATGCTGGCAGTTGGAAAGAAGATCTTCTCCACCAATGGGCAATCGGTCAACTTTGATGCCATTAGTGAGTCTTGTGCCAAAGCAGGTGGCAACATTGCTGCCCCAAGGAATCCAGAGGAGAATGAGGCCATTGCAAGCATTGTGAGGAAGTACAACACTTATGCCTACCTGGGCCTGGTTGAGAGCAACACTCCTGGAGACTTCCGTTACCTGGATGAGACCCCTGTGAACTATACCAACTGGTATCCCGGGGAGCCCAGGGGTCGGGGCAGAGATAAGTGTGTGGAGATGTACACAGATGGGACATGGAATGATAAGAACTGCCTGCAGTACCGTTTGGCCATCTGTGAGTTTTGA